A genomic region of Arvicola amphibius chromosome 7, mArvAmp1.2, whole genome shotgun sequence contains the following coding sequences:
- the St6galnac4 gene encoding alpha-N-acetyl-neuraminyl-2,3-beta-galactosyl-1,3-N-acetyl-galactosaminide alpha-2,6-sialyltransferase isoform X2 — MKTRGRLLLLILCTLTLSAVYILLCCWTCLPLCLAACLDHHLPMAPRPTVPGPLHFSGYSSVPDGKPLIRELCHSCAVVSSSGQMLGSGLGAQIDGAECVLRMNQAPTVGFEEDVGQRSTLRVISHTSVPLLLRNYSHYFQQAQDTLYVVWGQGRHMDRMLGGRTYRTLLQLTRMYPGLQVYTFTERMMAYCDQIFQEETGKNRSALDSLLTSGWFAASSSSSPGLFPNYQEAVRLLPQHWLVHYDPGPGAV; from the exons ATGAAGACCCGG gGTCGCCTTCTGCTCCTCATACTGTGTACCTTGACGCTCTCTGCTGTCTACATTCTCCTGTGCTGCTGGACCTGCCTGCCCCTCTGCTTGGCAGCCTGCCTGGACCACCATCTCCCCATGGCACCCAGACCCACTGTGCCAGGACCCCTGCACTTCAGTGGCTACAGCAGCGTGCCAGATGGGAAG CCCCTTATCCGAGAGCTTTGCCACAGCTGTGCCGTGGTTTCCAGCTCTGGCCAGATGCTGGGTTCAGGCCTGGGTGCCCAGATCGATGGTGCTGAGTGTGTGCTACGCATGAACCAGGCACCCACCGTGGGCTTTGAGGAGGACGTGGGCCAGCGTAGCACCTTGCGCGTGATCTCGCACACGAGCGTGCCGCTGCTTCTGCGCAACTACTCGCACTATTTCCAGCAGGCCCAAGACACGCTCTATGTGGTGTGGGGCCAGGGCAGGCACATGGACCGGATGCTGGGTGGCCGCACCTACCGCACATTGCTGCAGCTCACCAGAATGTACCCGGGCCTGCAGGTGTACACCTTCACTGAACGCATGATGGCTTACTGTGACCAGATCTTCCAAGAGGAGACGGGCAAGAACCG CTCTGCCCTTGACTCACTGCTGACCTCAGGCTGGTTTGctgcctcttcctcatcctccccagGACTTTTTCCTAACTATCAG